A single Lolium perenne isolate Kyuss_39 chromosome 6, Kyuss_2.0, whole genome shotgun sequence DNA region contains:
- the LOC139830041 gene encoding E3 ubiquitin-protein ligase PUB23-like, which produces MEEGSSVEVPPYFLCPISLEIMRDPVTLATGITYDRASIERWLFDAAHHATCPVTQRKLAPEDRDTTPNHTLRRLIQAWCALHEVERFPTPRAPVDACRVAALVDEARGAGRRQELAALREIKAIAAESDRNKRCVEATPGAVDFLVSVVRHHCTTSSASRSAEDLFELTLDSPTSTSPPEEDALSVIYSLKPSKKSLLQILERNNGAFLDTLLHVLRRPSYRSRTYAVLLLKAMVSVMEPARLMAVRADVIQEVVRVVSDRVSAKAVKAALHVLCRLCPWGRNRVKAVEAGAMTVLVELLLDEGSRHSAELAVVAIDHLCGCAEGRSELVAHPAGLAVVSKKAMRVSPATTESAVRALHTVAKHSPTPAVLQEMLAVGVVAKLLLLLQVDSGERARAKAKELLTMHARVWKNSPCLQPHLKAHYPS; this is translated from the coding sequence ATGGAGGAAGGGTCGTCGGTGGAGGTGCCGCCCTACTTCCTCTGCCCGATCTCGCTGGAGATCATGCGAGACCCGGTCACGCTCGCCACCGGCATCACCTACGACCGCGCCAGCATCGAGCGCTGGCTCTTCGACGCCGCCCACCACGCCACCTGCCCCGTCACGCAGCGCAAGCTCGCGCCGGAGGACCGCGACACCACGCCCAACCACACCCTCCGCCGCCTCATCCAGGCCTGGTGCGCCCTGCACGAGGTCGAGCGCTTCCCCACCCCGCGCGCCCCTGTCGACGCCTGCCGCGTCGCCGCGCTCGTCGACGAGGCGCGCGGCGCGGGTCGGCGCCAGGAGCTGGCAGCGCTCAGGGAGATCAAGGCCATCGCCGCCGAGAGCGACCGCAACAAGCGCTGCGTCGAAGCCACGCCTGGCGCCGTCGACTTCCTCGTCTCCGTCGTCAGGCACCACTGCACCACAAGCTCCGCCTCCAGGTCGGCTGAAGACCTATTCGAACTAACGCTGGATTCCCCGACGTCCACGAGCCCGCCGGAGGAGGACGCCCTGAGCGTCATCTACTCGCTCAAGCCCTCCAAGAAGAGCCTGCTCCAGATCCTAGAGAGAAATAACGGCGCTTTCCTGGACACCCTCCTGCACGTGCTGCGGCGGCCGAGCTACCGCTCACGCACGTACGCCGTCCTGCTACTCAAGGCGATGGTATCGGTGATGGAGCCGGCGCGGCTGATGGCGGTGCGAGCCGACGTGATCCAGGAGGTGGTGCGGGTCGTGTCCGACAGGGTGTCCGCCAAGGCGGTGAAGGCGGCGCTGCACGTGCTGTGCCGGCTCTGCCCGTGGGGCAGGAACCGCGTGAAGGCAGTGGAGGCCGGCGCGATGACCGTGCTCGTGGAGCTGCTCCTCGACGAGGGCAGCCGGCACTCGGCCGAGCTGGCGGTGGTGGCTATCGACCACCTCTGCGGGTGCGCGGAGGGGCGATCCGAGCTGGTGGCGCATCCGGCCGGGCTGGCCGTGGTGTCCAAGAAGGCTATGAGGGTGTCGCCGGCCACCACCGAGAGCGCGGTGCGCGCTCTCCACACCGTGGCCAAGCACTCCCCGACGCCAGCTGTGCTTCAGGAGATGCTGGCCGTAGGGGTGGTGGCGAAGCTGCTGCTTCTTCTGCAGGTAGACTCCGGCGAGCGGGCAAGGGCCAAGGCCAAGGAGCTGCTCACGATGCACGCTAGGGTTTGGAAGAACTCGCCGTGCCTGCAGCCGCACTTGAAGGCGCATTACCCTTCCTGA